A region from the Corticium candelabrum chromosome 14, ooCorCand1.1, whole genome shotgun sequence genome encodes:
- the LOC134189375 gene encoding PGAP2-interacting protein-like: METQAEELMEGMAEWSALLSETLLGYIWLCLFHGLAPMVWFYPLNELDITGYELFIVLLLSPLLLVIPPVRYFATSTVGLSILRAVSVLCLASFQAQTTLMRLIVLSVGCAAANIAMFGIYYGGCRSRRRHTSVWGFLLAHILLLSLRIWWVSLNAVWTDKNVNSLVLVLGLLSVVEFLYSNEELKTTKQQRRESTVAMESSSWPLVGIGAGSLLFLTHWVYSEVSVVFRWAVSGHPDTGLEPNPWGVTVLIGSAVGVCVVSSTRLPTSVVWWCVSLVGGLNLCYSSVYLAAAGGIALSVYTFSVWPAMIKLLMSSPGIRTLVLTFFVYIVHVLAAIWVVAYNFVPIGGAIAREQTGPLMVVVMLGIGFPLVLQRKEHDDVMQRKRSRQESCKTKSFPHGTKTVVIVFVVFGLVAMGARYHHRNYVNAVSDHPDEFTSMIWTIHFAYDNYGWPSLERMATLINNSGADVIGLLETDASRPFLGNRDLTMWLEERLGFYADFGPATRTHTWGAMLLSKHPIISSNHHLLPSPEGELAPAISATVNVSGKLVDFVVVHMGNDRDDLDRRLQAQELANILRDFQNPAVFLGYVTSAPGSRDYKKLISDGGVKDIDETDMDRWCQYIFYKNLIRLGYARISHSGLSDTEAQLAKFRFTKSPDDADHGRITVYPEDVPEHLHFPSKFGSYYEQSYKRWDKHHYQDRTPKYFLP, translated from the exons ATGGAGACGCAGGCCGAGGAATTGATGGAAGGGATGGCGGAGTGGAGCGCTCTGTTGTCGGAAACGTTGTTAG GATACATTTGGCTGTGTCTGTTCCATGGACTCGCACCCATGGTCTGGTTCTATCCACTAAACGAACTCGACATCACCGGATACGAACTATTCATTGTTCTATTGCTGTCGCCACTCCTCCTCGTCATTCCTCCCGTTAGATACTTTGCTACATCGACGGTCGGACTAAGTATACTTCGTGCCGTATCAGTGCTGTGTTTGGCATCGTTTCAAGCTCAGACGACACTCATGAGGCTCATAGTTCTGTCCGTTGGTTGTGCAGCAGCTAACATTGCCATGTTTGGGATCTACTATGGAGGATGCAGATCGAGGAGACG TCACACTTCAGTTTGGGGATTTCTTCTTGCTCACATTCTCCTTTTGTCTCTTCGCATCTGGTGGGTCTCACTAAACGCAGTCTGGACAGACAAGAACGTCAACTCTCTCGTCCTCGTCCTTGGATTGCTCTCCGTTGTAGAATTTCTCTACTCAAATGAGGAACTGAAAACAACCAAGCAACAACGCAGAGAGTCAACAGTCGCAATGGAATCGTCGTCTTGGCCCCTGGTGGGAATCGGCGCCGGCTCGTTGTTGTTCCTGACTCACTGGGTGTACAGTGAGGTATCAGTTGTGTTTCGATGGGCCGTTTCCGGTCACCCAGACACGGGACTTGAACCAAACCCGTGGGG AGTGACTGTCCTTATCGGCTCGGCAGTAGgcgtttgtgttgtctcatcGACGCGGTTGCCTACGTCCGTCGTCTGGTGGTGTGTCAGTCTCGTCGGCGGTTTAAATCTTTGCTACTCTTCCGTGTATCTTGCAGCTGCCGGTGGGATCGCCCTGTCTGTGTACACGTTCTCAGTGTGGCCGGCGATGATTAAACTGTTGATGTCAAGTCCCGGGATTCGGACACTCGTGTTGACATTTTTTGTCTATATTGTGCATGTATTGGCCGCTATCTGGGTAGTCGCTTACAACTTCGTTCCGATTGGTGGAGCAATAGCGAGGGAACAGACTGGACCGTTGATGGTCGTTGTTATGCTTGGCATCGGGTTTCCTCTTGTTCTCCAACGAAAGGAACACGATGATGTAATGCAGAGAAAGAGGAGCAGACAGGAAAGTTGTAAGACCAAGTCTTTTCCTCATGGAACCAAAACAG ttgtgatcgtgtttgttgtatttgggTTGGTAGCAATGGGCGCTCGGTATCACCACAGAAACTACGTCAATGCTGTTTCT GATCATCCGGACGAATTTACCTCGATGATATGGACGATTCACTTTGCGTACGACAACTACGGTTGGCCAAGTCTCGAACGGATGGCAACACTGATTAACAACTCAG GAGCTGACGTCATTGGACTACTTGAAACCGATGCCTCTCGTCCGTTTCTTGGGAATCGTGACCTCACCATGTGGCTCGAAGAACGATTGGGTTTCTATGCTGATTTTGGTCCTGCAACAAGGACTCATACATGGGG AGCTATGTTACTGTCAAAGCATCCGATCATCTCTTCAAATCATCATCTTCTTCCATCTCCTGAGG GTGAGCTTGCGCCTGCGATTAGTGCAACTGTCAATGTCAGTGGCAAGCTGGTCGACTTCGTTGTTGTCCATATGGGCAACGATAG GGATGATCTGGATCGGCGGCTACAGGCTCAAGAGTTGGCCAACATACTAAGAGACTT TCAAAATCCTGCCGTGTTCTTGGGGTATGTGACATCGGCGCCCGGCAGCCGCGACTACAAGAAACTTATCTCTGATGGCGGCGTTAAG GACATTGATGAGACGGACATGGATCGTTGGTGTCAATATATTTTCTATAAGAACCTCATTAG ATTGGGTTATGCTCGGATTTCTCATAGTGGGTTAAGTGATACTGAAGCTCAGTTAGCCAAGTTCAGATTTACTAAATCGCCGGATGATGCTGACCATGGTAGAATTACAGTTTATCCGGAAGACGTCCCTGAACATCTACACTTCCCATCCAA GTTCGGTTCCTATTACGAACAATCATACAAACGGTGGGACAAGCATCACTACCAAGACAGAACGCCCAAATACTTTCTTCCCTAA